The Erpetoichthys calabaricus chromosome 5, fErpCal1.3, whole genome shotgun sequence genome has a segment encoding these proteins:
- the LOC114652042 gene encoding uncharacterized protein LOC114652042, which yields MYTTDNYRTARLKLPVAERHSDLQTAEDEEDDEIPKRTKRRKIANTRFDSDSDGDVCSKPKSHLPPPPKITPPQKFSKSTTKISADLGELGRNAKSMCRMHQPDSVQLHSECRYTECGRCTQEMKSLRNDYKSQSASTVEEHLTPECVEIANTAFRHWSTSQQNDGPNQDIYGPILRNIQVKQEMMMEQVKVILKTVQDLHEKCCSDSGSDPVLEKDILPLQDLTSMQQLESDLAVGGDLKKKLITLLGIQGGIDVRDTVWRIMRQTFTNSLAKQLNWRGINGKTCFH from the exons ATGTACACGACAG ATAATTACAGAACTGCAAGACTGAAGCTTCCAGTTGCCGAAAGACACTCAGATTTGCAGACagcagaagatgaagaagatgatgaaattccaaaaaggacaaaaagaaggaaaat AGCAAACACAAGATTTGATAGTGATAGCGACGGTGATGTCTGTAGCAAACCCAAAAGCCATCTACCTCCACCACCCAAGATAACCCCTCctcaaaaattttcaaaatcaaCCACCAAGATATCTGCTGACCTTGGAGAACTTGGACGAAATGCAAAATCAATGTGCAGGATGCATCAACCTGACAGTGTTCAGCTACATTCTGAATGTAGGTACACTGAATGTGGAAGATGCACTCAAGAAATGAAAAGCCTGAGAAATGATTACAAAAGTCAAAGTGCATCTACAGTGGAAGAGCACCTAACCCCAGAGTGTGTGGAAATTGCAAATACTGCATTTAGACACTGGTCTACCTCACAACAAAATGATGGACCAAATCAAGACATTTATGGCC CCATTCTTCGAAACATTCAGGTTAAGCAGGAAATGATGATGGAGCAAgtcaaagtgattttaaaaaccgTACAAGACCTACATGAGAAATGCTGTAGTGACAGTGGTTCAGATCCAGTGCTGGAAAAAGACATTCTTCCACTTCAAGATCTCACATCCATGCAACAGCTTGAAAGTGACCTAGCGGTTGgtggagatttaaaaaaaaaacta ATTACATTGCTTGGGATTCAAGGAGGCATTGATGTGAGAGACACGGTGTGGAGAATCATGAGGCAAACTTTCACCAATTCATTGGCCAAACAACTTAACTGGAGGGgaataaatggaaaaacatgttttcattaa